From Butyricimonas paravirosa, one genomic window encodes:
- a CDS encoding sodium/sugar symporter, which translates to MLNTSFEFWDYFIFGAYALMIIAVGLWVSRGKKGVQKTTEDYFLASKSLPWWAIGASLIAANISAEQFIGMSGSGFAVGLAIASYEFMAALTLIIVGKFFLPIFIKQGLYTIPEFVEKRFSTNLKTILAVFWIALFIFVNLTSVLFLGAKAIDTIIGTGNGELFIPAIVGLAFVAAAYSIYGGLSAVAWTDVIQVALLIVGGVITTLIALDNVLPGGGVVEGFNHVVDTAGDKFHMIISKDNPEFKNLPGIAVLIGGLWVANLYYWGFNQYIIQRTLAAKSLKEAQRGIAFAAFLKLIVPLIVVIPGIVAFVMYTESKDPSVTAMFEMTGGNDKAYPWLIGTFVPTGLKGLVLAALAAAIVSSLASMLNSTSTIFTMDIYKPYMDREASHKKLVSVGRITAAVALVIAGLIAPMMANFDQMFVYIQEYTGLVSPGILAVFLMGLFWKKTTNRGAIIGVLISIPVALLLKFLPIEMPFLDQMMYTFLLTMVTIGMVSLATCKTDDDPKGLVLTSEMFKTDKVFNICAYVICILLAVIYTACW; encoded by the coding sequence ATGTTGAACACGAGTTTTGAGTTCTGGGATTATTTCATTTTCGGGGCGTATGCCTTAATGATTATCGCCGTGGGATTGTGGGTGTCAAGAGGTAAGAAAGGCGTGCAAAAGACAACGGAGGATTATTTCCTTGCGAGCAAATCGTTACCATGGTGGGCTATCGGGGCCTCGTTGATTGCGGCGAATATCTCTGCCGAACAATTTATCGGGATGTCCGGATCGGGGTTCGCTGTGGGACTGGCCATTGCCTCGTATGAGTTTATGGCAGCCTTGACCTTAATCATTGTGGGTAAATTCTTTTTACCTATATTTATCAAACAGGGGCTTTACACGATCCCCGAATTCGTGGAAAAACGTTTTTCGACAAACCTGAAGACTATTCTTGCCGTTTTCTGGATCGCCTTGTTTATTTTTGTGAACCTGACTTCAGTGCTTTTCCTGGGGGCAAAAGCTATTGATACGATTATTGGTACGGGTAACGGGGAGTTGTTCATTCCTGCCATTGTCGGGCTGGCCTTTGTTGCCGCGGCATATTCCATTTACGGGGGATTGTCGGCAGTGGCTTGGACGGATGTGATTCAGGTGGCTTTGTTGATCGTCGGGGGCGTTATAACCACGCTTATCGCTTTGGATAACGTGTTGCCCGGTGGCGGTGTCGTGGAGGGATTTAACCACGTCGTGGACACGGCGGGCGATAAGTTCCATATGATTATCTCGAAGGATAACCCGGAGTTTAAAAACCTGCCGGGTATTGCCGTGCTTATCGGTGGTTTATGGGTGGCAAACCTCTATTATTGGGGGTTCAATCAATACATCATCCAGCGGACGTTGGCGGCCAAGTCATTGAAAGAGGCTCAACGAGGTATTGCTTTTGCGGCGTTTCTGAAATTGATCGTGCCTTTGATTGTGGTTATTCCGGGAATCGTGGCTTTCGTGATGTACACCGAGTCTAAAGACCCGTCCGTGACGGCAATGTTCGAGATGACGGGAGGAAATGATAAAGCCTATCCGTGGCTGATCGGGACGTTTGTACCCACGGGTTTGAAGGGTTTGGTGCTGGCGGCATTGGCAGCGGCTATTGTTTCTTCGTTGGCCTCCATGCTGAATTCGACTTCTACCATATTTACGATGGATATTTATAAACCTTACATGGATCGGGAGGCCTCGCACAAAAAATTAGTGAGTGTGGGACGGATCACGGCAGCCGTGGCGTTGGTGATTGCGGGTTTGATTGCTCCTATGATGGCTAATTTCGATCAGATGTTCGTGTATATTCAAGAGTACACGGGGTTAGTGAGCCCCGGTATACTGGCCGTCTTCCTGATGGGATTGTTCTGGAAGAAGACTACGAACCGGGGGGCTATAATCGGAGTGCTGATCTCTATTCCCGTGGCGTTGTTGTTGAAGTTCCTGCCCATCGAAATGCCGTTCCTCGATCAGATGATGTACACGTTCTTGTTGACGATGGTAACAATCGGTATGGTTAGTTTGGCTACCTGCAAGACGGATGACGACCCGAAAGGCTTGGTGTTGACCTCTGAAATGTTCAAGACCGATAAGGTATTTAATATTTGTGCTTACGTGATTTGTATTTTGTTAGCCGTGATTTATACGGCTTGTTGGTGA
- a CDS encoding sigma factor, translating to MTKSEDVLIKKFRAGNGVIFKEIFDRYYLPVKSYGFQYIEDDEIVEDFVQDAFLKVWEKRADFYFVAAIKSFLYMSVRNACLDYLRHQKCNVAMSRN from the coding sequence TTGACGAAATCAGAGGATGTTCTAATAAAAAAGTTCCGGGCTGGAAATGGTGTGATTTTCAAGGAGATTTTTGATCGATATTATCTCCCCGTGAAGTCGTACGGTTTCCAGTATATTGAGGATGATGAGATTGTTGAAGATTTCGTGCAAGATGCTTTCCTGAAGGTGTGGGAGAAACGGGCGGACTTTTATTTTGTTGCGGCAATTAAAAGTTTCCTGTATATGAGTGTCAGAAATGCTTGTTTGGATTACCTGCGTCACCAAAAGTGCAACGTCGCAATGAGCCGGAATTAA
- a CDS encoding RNA polymerase sigma factor — MQRRNEPELILWLTEEGEEEFILEEEVHAMVYDAIKDLSERSRRVVILTMEGLSNPEIAKELGVSVNTVKTIKLRAYRVLRERLKGIQWLLLLLLGV; from the coding sequence GTGCAACGTCGCAATGAGCCGGAATTAATCCTGTGGCTCACGGAAGAGGGGGAGGAAGAATTTATTCTTGAAGAGGAGGTCCATGCGATGGTGTACGATGCGATAAAGGATTTGTCGGAGCGATCCCGTCGGGTCGTGATTCTGACGATGGAGGGCCTTTCCAATCCTGAAATTGCGAAAGAGTTAGGAGTTTCCGTGAACACGGTGAAGACGATTAAATTGCGTGCTTACAGGGTGTTACGGGAACGGTTGAAGGGTATTCAGTGGTTGTTATTACTTCTTTTGGGCGTTTAA
- a CDS encoding FecR family protein codes for MEKIDPRIELVIYRFLRGELSASEREMLESWLREGRHRELFEKICNKENMLEKSFYFDRLDKGREKTWLRLERATGLRRRLVMRRWAVAASLMVPLLIGIMYLNMRQVEPGVPELRQERIVPGVSTAQLYLPDGKVVDLGKDSICDLQLFEGGRFVNERGTLTYKSDSAEISAAQYSEIRIPRGGEYKVVLPDGTVVWLNAESSLRFPTVFTGKERKVYAKGELYFDVKHDEAKPFIVEVEKDYTVRVLGTEFNIRAYGGSSRATTLVKGRVQVKGADNTVLLKPGQQAFEAPGTNDLEVLDVDVAPYVAWHEGKFHFVHVSLKDIMEELSRWYDVQVIFENPAVMNECFTIEMQRFDDFNKVLRLIERTGMVTISVDGHTVTVK; via the coding sequence ATGGAGAAAATTGATCCTAGGATAGAGCTTGTTATTTATCGTTTTTTACGTGGGGAACTCTCTGCGTCTGAACGGGAAATGCTCGAATCCTGGTTACGTGAAGGAAGGCATAGGGAATTGTTCGAGAAAATTTGCAACAAGGAGAATATGCTGGAAAAGTCGTTCTATTTTGATCGACTGGATAAAGGAAGGGAGAAAACGTGGCTCCGTTTGGAACGGGCTACCGGGTTGCGTCGTCGTCTTGTGATGCGTCGCTGGGCGGTGGCAGCTTCATTGATGGTTCCTCTTTTGATCGGGATAATGTACTTGAATATGCGGCAGGTAGAACCGGGAGTGCCGGAGCTACGGCAAGAGCGAATTGTTCCGGGAGTATCAACGGCACAGCTTTATTTACCTGATGGCAAAGTGGTCGATTTGGGTAAAGACAGTATTTGTGACTTACAGTTGTTTGAAGGTGGCCGGTTCGTGAATGAACGAGGGACGTTGACCTACAAAAGTGATAGTGCGGAAATAAGTGCGGCCCAATACAGCGAAATCCGGATTCCGAGGGGGGGAGAGTATAAAGTCGTGCTGCCCGACGGAACGGTGGTATGGTTAAATGCGGAATCGTCTCTTCGTTTCCCGACCGTGTTTACAGGGAAGGAACGGAAAGTGTACGCGAAGGGGGAGCTTTATTTTGACGTGAAACATGATGAGGCGAAACCTTTTATCGTGGAGGTGGAGAAAGACTACACGGTTCGGGTACTCGGAACTGAATTTAATATTCGTGCGTATGGCGGGTCTTCCCGGGCGACAACTCTGGTGAAAGGACGTGTACAGGTGAAGGGGGCGGATAACACTGTGCTGTTGAAACCGGGTCAACAAGCTTTTGAGGCTCCGGGTACAAACGATCTTGAAGTACTTGACGTGGATGTGGCTCCTTACGTGGCATGGCATGAGGGAAAATTCCATTTTGTTCATGTTTCCTTGAAAGATATAATGGAGGAACTATCTCGCTGGTATGACGTGCAGGTTATTTTTGAGAATCCGGCGGTGATGAACGAGTGTTTCACGATCGAGATGCAACGATTTGATGATTTTAATAAAGTATTGAGATTAATAGAACGAACTGGCATGGTGACTATCTCCGTGGATGGCCATACGGTGACTGTAAAATAG
- a CDS encoding SusC/RagA family TonB-linked outer membrane protein, translating into MMRLTMLSLLMTFVSFTATALGQRTTIKLDNVELQVAFNEIKQKMGYTFVYNDQVVKNVGKISVNVTSDNVTHILKKCLEGTSLDFYIEDNIVVIVAKTEQSTRGTDKKAVTVKGKVVDEGKHPLPGVTVLIKGTTLGVTTGLEGEFSIVVTDTTHAELVFSFIGMVSQTISYKNIPKSGEWTVVLKEEVQGLDEVVVTGIYSRKKESFTGSSTTYTAKELKTIGNTNVLQSLKTMDPSFAIMENNQFGSDPNRLPDINVRGKTSVIGLTQEYETDPNQPLFILDGFETTLATISDLSMDRVESITVLKDAAATAIYGAKAANGVVVVETKAPAAGTLRLNYNGNLNFTFADLSDYNLMNSAEKLEFERLAGYYGDLDVNGEIVSEGYQQLYYQRLAEVKRGVDTYWMSEPLRFATSHSHNLFAEGGDDRMRYGIGFSYNKTQGVMKGSDRDVLNGNVRLMYRYKTVAFTNYLNLDYTMSSRENVSFSEFSRANPYHRKLNEYGEPDQVMETYTDSDINSSSYLKTLNVYNPLYDMILNSSNESRSFGFRNNFEIDWRVYDELRVKGRFSISKSSAKAEVFKSPKASDFVGAESTEKGTYTETNEENLSYDGDFNVTYGKLFNEKHMVNAVGGIRLASNQAKSSGFVSRGFIDDRYSNPSFSTGYPSGGKPNYSNTEKRSASYYLNAGYAYDNRYLLDANFRSDGSSVFGLSQQFTTTWAIGLGWNVHNEAFFKGQDWINYLKLRFSIGNPGNQNFDAYISMNVYGYSTAYPNPFGLSAVISTWGNNNLEWQKTIDQNYGIDMAFLKNRLKVTVDYFIKNTDPLLVYVQMPSSTGSSTAPMNLGKQVTEGVTAVLNYTILQKEHMNWNFNLNARHITSEYKNIGNSLDKYNQDNRSSNLTRYYDGGSPSDLWAVRSAGIDPATGREIFIKKDGTQTFVHDYADEVVVGNSDPKVEGVIGTSFYYKGFTASINLRYRLGGQIFLSTLYDKVENISDNALKYNQDKRALYDRWQKPGDVSKFKAISLTETTPMSSRFVADENTLSGESISLGYETQAKWLRYIGASSMTIRGYMNDIFRISTVKNERGLDYPFARTVAFSLGVRF; encoded by the coding sequence ATGATGAGGTTAACAATGTTGTCCCTACTGATGACGTTTGTCTCGTTCACGGCCACAGCGCTGGGTCAACGAACGACGATCAAACTGGACAACGTGGAATTACAAGTTGCTTTTAACGAAATTAAACAGAAAATGGGGTACACCTTCGTGTACAATGATCAAGTGGTGAAGAACGTGGGGAAGATTTCCGTGAATGTTACCTCTGATAACGTGACGCATATTCTGAAAAAATGTCTGGAAGGAACGTCTCTCGATTTTTATATCGAGGATAATATCGTGGTGATCGTGGCTAAGACGGAACAGTCTACTCGTGGTACGGATAAAAAAGCCGTGACCGTAAAAGGAAAAGTGGTTGACGAGGGAAAACATCCGCTACCGGGGGTAACGGTATTAATAAAAGGGACAACGTTAGGCGTAACGACGGGATTGGAAGGAGAGTTTTCAATTGTTGTTACTGATACAACTCACGCTGAACTTGTATTTTCTTTTATTGGGATGGTTTCTCAAACAATTTCTTATAAAAATATTCCAAAAAGCGGAGAGTGGACCGTTGTATTGAAAGAAGAAGTACAGGGACTGGACGAGGTTGTCGTGACGGGTATTTATTCTCGTAAGAAAGAGAGTTTCACAGGATCGTCGACAACTTATACGGCGAAGGAATTAAAGACGATCGGTAACACGAACGTGTTGCAGAGTCTGAAGACGATGGACCCTTCTTTTGCCATTATGGAGAACAATCAGTTTGGTTCTGACCCCAACCGTTTGCCGGATATTAACGTGCGTGGTAAAACGAGCGTGATTGGTTTGACACAGGAGTACGAGACAGACCCGAATCAACCGTTGTTTATATTGGACGGTTTTGAGACGACGTTAGCTACAATTAGTGATTTGAGTATGGATCGGGTGGAGAGTATTACGGTACTGAAAGATGCCGCAGCCACGGCTATTTACGGTGCAAAGGCTGCCAACGGGGTTGTTGTGGTGGAAACAAAGGCTCCGGCAGCAGGGACGCTCAGGTTGAATTATAACGGAAATTTGAATTTCACGTTTGCAGATTTGTCTGATTATAATTTGATGAATTCTGCAGAGAAATTAGAGTTTGAACGTTTAGCTGGGTATTATGGAGATTTAGATGTTAATGGAGAGATCGTGTCGGAGGGATACCAGCAATTGTACTATCAGCGTTTGGCGGAAGTGAAACGAGGGGTTGATACTTACTGGATGAGTGAACCTTTGCGGTTTGCAACTTCTCATAGTCATAATCTTTTTGCAGAGGGAGGGGATGACCGGATGCGTTACGGGATTGGTTTCAGTTATAATAAGACACAAGGTGTGATGAAAGGTTCTGATCGTGATGTGTTGAATGGTAACGTGAGGTTGATGTATCGTTATAAAACCGTGGCGTTCACGAACTATTTGAATCTGGATTACACGATGTCTTCTCGTGAGAATGTGTCCTTTTCTGAGTTCTCCCGGGCGAACCCGTATCATCGGAAGTTGAACGAGTATGGAGAGCCGGATCAAGTTATGGAAACTTACACGGATTCTGACATTAATTCATCTTCATATCTGAAGACTCTGAACGTGTATAATCCGTTGTATGATATGATATTGAATAGTTCAAACGAGAGTCGTTCTTTCGGATTCAGAAATAATTTCGAGATCGACTGGCGAGTATATGATGAGTTACGGGTAAAGGGACGTTTCAGTATTAGTAAATCATCTGCAAAAGCGGAAGTGTTTAAATCTCCGAAAGCCTCTGATTTTGTCGGTGCCGAGTCTACGGAGAAAGGAACTTACACGGAAACGAATGAAGAGAACTTGAGTTACGACGGTGATTTTAATGTGACTTACGGAAAGTTATTTAATGAGAAACACATGGTAAATGCCGTGGGTGGTATACGTTTAGCATCTAATCAGGCCAAATCGAGTGGCTTTGTTTCAAGGGGATTTATTGATGATCGTTATTCTAATCCGTCTTTTTCTACGGGGTATCCTTCCGGGGGCAAACCGAACTATTCCAACACGGAAAAACGGTCGGCTAGTTATTATCTAAATGCCGGTTATGCTTATGATAATCGCTATTTACTGGATGCGAATTTTCGTTCGGACGGATCATCCGTTTTCGGGTTATCACAGCAATTTACGACTACTTGGGCCATTGGATTAGGTTGGAACGTGCATAACGAGGCTTTCTTTAAAGGACAGGATTGGATTAACTATTTGAAGTTACGTTTTTCTATCGGTAATCCCGGAAACCAGAATTTCGATGCTTATATTTCAATGAACGTGTACGGGTATTCTACCGCTTATCCTAATCCATTCGGATTAAGTGCTGTAATCTCTACTTGGGGAAACAATAATCTGGAGTGGCAGAAGACGATTGATCAGAACTACGGGATTGACATGGCTTTCTTGAAAAACAGGTTGAAGGTAACGGTAGATTATTTCATTAAAAATACCGACCCTCTATTAGTTTACGTGCAGATGCCTTCATCCACGGGATCGAGTACAGCCCCGATGAATCTGGGTAAACAGGTGACGGAGGGAGTGACAGCCGTGTTGAATTACACGATATTACAGAAAGAGCATATGAATTGGAATTTTAACCTGAACGCCAGACATATCACGTCCGAATATAAAAATATCGGGAATTCTTTGGATAAATACAATCAAGATAACAGAAGTTCGAATCTGACAAGATATTACGATGGCGGTAGTCCTTCTGATTTATGGGCGGTACGTTCCGCCGGTATTGATCCGGCAACCGGACGGGAAATTTTTATCAAGAAGGATGGAACGCAGACTTTTGTACATGATTATGCGGATGAAGTTGTTGTGGGAAATTCCGATCCTAAGGTAGAAGGTGTTATCGGGACTTCATTCTATTATAAAGGGTTCACGGCCTCAATTAATTTACGGTATCGGTTAGGTGGCCAGATATTTTTATCCACGTTATATGATAAAGTAGAGAATATTTCTGATAATGCTTTGAAATATAATCAGGATAAACGGGCCTTGTACGATCGTTGGCAAAAGCCGGGGGACGTGAGTAAGTTTAAAGCTATTTCATTGACCGAAACGACCCCGATGTCTTCTCGTTTTGTTGCGGATGAAAACACGTTGAGTGGTGAGTCTATTTCTTTGGGTTATGAGACTCAAGCAAAATGGCTAAGGTATATAGGAGCGTCTTCCATGACAATTCGAGGGTACATGAATGATATATTCCGAATTTCCACGGTGAAAAATGAGCGGGGATTGGATTACCCGTTTGCCCGTACGGTGGCTTTTTCCCTTGGTGTGAGGTTTTAA